In the Nicotiana tabacum cultivar K326 chromosome 16, ASM71507v2, whole genome shotgun sequence genome, one interval contains:
- the LOC107812379 gene encoding aspartic proteinase Asp1 translates to MGGGKIIGMVIFVAVSVAVSAAAGYGDNQQLQQQQKWWKWMSSGSAASSSVVKPVVSSSIVLPLYGNIYPIGYYYVQLNIGQPSKPYFLDPDTGSDLTWLQCDAPCVRCTRAPHPFYKPNNDLVPCKDPLCASLHHVDYKCESPEQCDYQVDYADGGSSLGVLLNDVFNFNATSGARIIPRLALGCGYDQLPGQSHHPLDGVLGLGKGKASIVSQLHSKGLVRNVVGHCLSGRGGGFLFFGDEVYDSSRIVWTPMAHDRMKHYSAGSGELIFGGKATGFKNLFVVFDSGSSFSYLNSQTYQGFISLLKKELNGKPLKEAKDDYTLPLCWKGRRPFKTINDVKKYFKNFVLSFPHGWKSKAHFEIPPESYLIISSKGSVCLGVLNGTEAGLQNVNLIGDISMQDKMVIYDNEKQAIGWSPANCDRPPKSNNMIM, encoded by the coding sequence ATGGGGGGAGGAAAAATTATTGGGATGGTGATATTTGTGGCTGTGTCTGTGGCTGTATCAGCAGCAGCAGGTTATGGTGATAATCAGCAGCTGCAGCAGCAGCAGAAATGGTGGAAATGGATGTCTTCTGGTTCTGCAGCGTCTTCATCAGTGGTCAAACCAGTTGTCTCTTCTTCAATTGTCCTACCACTCTATGGTAATATCTATCCCATTGGTTATTACTATGTTCAGCTCAATATAGGACAGCCTTCAAAGCCCTATTTTCTTGATCCTGACACCGGCAGTGATCTCACATGGCTGCAATGTGATGCTCCCTGTGTTCGCTGCACAAGAGCGCCTCATCCATTCTACAAACCAAACAATGACCTCGTGCCGTGCAAGGACCCCCTCTGTGCCTCCTTGCATCATGTTGATTACAAATGTGAGAGTCCAGAACAATGTGACTATCAGGTTGACTATGCTGATGGCGGTTCATCGCTAGGTGTCCTACTTAATGATGTGTTTAACTTCAATGCGACCAGTGGTGCTCGGATAATACCTCGTTTGGCTCTAGGGTGTGGATATGATCAGTTACCTGGTCAATCTCATCATCCTTTAGATGGAGTGCTTGGCCTTGGGAAAGGAAAAGCCAGCATTGTGTCTCAGCTTCACAGCAAGGGTCTGGTGCGGAATGTGGTAGGCCATTGCTTGAGTGGCAGAGGAGGAGGTTTTCTCTTCTTTGGAGATGAGGTTTATGATTCCTCACGCATTGTCTGGACTCCTATGGCGCACGATCGCATGAAGCACTATTCAGCAGGATCTGGAGAACTCATATTTGGTGGTAAAGCCACAGGATTCAAGAACCTTTTTGTAGTCTTTGACAGTGGAAGTTCCTTCAGCTACCTAAACTCACAAACATACCAAGGCTTCATTTCATTGTTGAAAAAAGAACTGAATGGGAAGCCACTAAAAGAAGCAAAGGATGACTATACACTCCCATTGTGCTGGAAGGGCAGGAGACCTTTCAAAACCATAAATGATGTGAAGAAATACTTCAAGAACTTCGTACTTAGCTTTCCCCATGGATGGAAATCCAAAGCTCATTTCGAAATTCCCCCTGAATCATATCTTATTATCTCATCAAAGGGCAGTGTCTGCTTGGGGGTTCTAAATGGTACTGAAGCCGGCCTGCAAAATGTCAACCTTATTGGAGATATATCAATGCAAGATAAAATGGTGATCTATGACAATGAGAAGCAAGCAATAGGTTGGAGCCCAGCAAATTGTGACCGGCCACCAAAGTCGAATAACATGATAATGTAA